The nucleotide sequence CGGGGCCGACGGCCGAAATCACACTTCCGCGATAGTCATGCAGGTGCAGGTCGCCGTCGCGACCAGCTTGCCGCCGGCACTGTGTATCTCGCAGTCGAGAAAGCCGATGCGCAACCCGCGCTGCACCACCCGCGCCGTGGCGACGATCCGACCCAGCCGCACCGGGCGCATGAAATTCACCTTCAACTCAATGGTGGAAAAATCCTCCTCCGGCCGCAGTTGCCGACCGTAGGCCGTGCCCATTGCCGCATCCGCCAACGCCGCGATCACGCCGCCATGCACGCGCCCCATGGGGTTGGCGTGCTTGGCTTCCGCCTCCAGCGCGACCTCCGTCACGCCGGCGCGTTCAGGCGCGACTTGAAAGCCGATCAGGCGAGAGATCGGAGCATCCGCAAAGCGGTCGTCAGCGTTGGGTAGGGATTCAGCCATAGCGGCACCCGAACACGTTCCCGCGTTTTCGCAAACCTCCCCGTTACTCTCGCAGGAACATCGTGGAATCGCCCTCGTATCCGTCCGTTGGACTCACTACGATCGAACCCATGCCCCTAGATCCCCACGCGCAGTTTGAGCAACATGTGCTCGAAAACCTCGAATTCAGTCCCACCGGCGAAGTGCCCCACACGCCCGCCCATCAGGAGGCGCTCGCGCACTTGATCGCCGCGCACCAAGTCTACCCGTCCGCCGATCACGCGCATGGCCATGTGAGCGTGCGCACCTTGGCTGCCCTACCCGCTTTTTACGCGCACAACCTGGAGGCCGTGATCAAAGGCGAGGTCGCGGAAGCCGACCTCGAGTCGGACGAAAGCATCTTCGATCGCTACGTCGCGTCGTTGCCCGCATCGCTCCGCGAAGCTGCGGAAGTCAGCCGCTCCCTGGCGGTCGGACGGCGTCTGCTCCACCGCGCCAAACACGACGGCGAGATCGTCCACGATCCCGTGCACAGCCTGTTTCTCATTCCGGGTTGCGGTCCGCATCCCGGGTTGCCGGGCAACTACCTCCACGGCTCAATTTTCCAAGACCACATCGACGACCTCGCCGGAGCCTGGGCGCTGCATGTCCATGACCGCGACGACGGCGCCGCGACCTGCGAAGTGCCGACCCGTGAAGCCGCGTTGGAGAAACTGGAGGAGCTGCTCGCCAGCGCCCCGTTTCTCCTCAGCGAACTTGAAGCATTGGACTTCCAGATGAATTGAATCCGCCCGGAGGGAGCGGCCGCTAAAACTGCAAACGCTCCTCCGGCTGGTCATCCGGCGCGCCTTCATACGCGTGCACCGAACGCTCGGAATCCGCCCACAGCGGCAGGTTGTCCCGCCGCCCCAGGCTGCACTCCTTGATCGATTGTTGCACCTCGGGGTCCATCGCTTCGTTCATCAACCGGTCGAGGGCGGCATACGCCACGTCCTCCGGTGTTACTTTAATGGCACGGGCCAAACGATTGACCACATGACGTTCACCTGGCTCCAGATGGATTTTTAATCCGGACATAATAGCCTCCTAGTTTGGGATTGAGTGCAGCATACGCCTGCACCGGTAAAAGTCGATGCGGATCACGGGAAAGGACGCCGAATTCGACCGCCCGCAAATAGAGTTTCAAAATTCGCCGACAGCCCTCATCGCCAAGTCATGCCGTTTACTGCCTTGGGCTTGTCGACCCACTTGATCCGCGCGCTCTCCCAGCGCTCCTACGTCGCGCCCACCCCCGTGCAAACCGAGGCCATTCCCGCCATTCTACGCGGCGCCGACGTATGGGCGCAGGCGCAAACCGGCTCCGGCAAAACCGCCGCCTTTGCCCTGCCCTTGCTGCAACACGGCGCGGAAATCTCCCGTTCTTCCCGCCGCAACACGCCCGTGCTCGTGCTCGTGCCCACCCGCGAACTGGCCGCACAGGTCGCCCAGGCGTTCAGCGACTACGGACAATATCTCACCCGTCCTCCCAAGGTCATCACCGCCGCCGGGGGCGTATCGATCAATCCACAGATGATGGCGCTGGGCGGCGGGGCCGATGTCGTCGTCGCCACCCCCGGCCGCCTGCTCGATCTCGTTGACCACAACGCGGTGCATCTCGACGCCGTCGAAACGCTCGTTCTCGATGAGGCCGACCAACTGTTCGCTCTCGGCTTTGCCGACGAGCTCGGTCGCATTCTCGCGCTGCTGCCGGCCAAACGCCAGAACCTGCTGTTCTCCGCCACTTTCCCCGACGAGGTGACAGACCTCGCCACCGCGCTGCTGACCGACCCCGTCCGCATCACCATCGCATCCACTCCGGTCACGACCCCCGCGATCACGGAACGTGCCATTGAGGTCGACGCACCACGCCGCACCCAACTCCTCCGCCAACTGCTCGAAACGCACGATGGCTGGACCCGCGTGTTGGTTTTTGTCGCCACCAAATACTCCACCGGTCACGTCGCCGAAAAGCTCCGCCGCCTCGGCATCGAAGCCGGCTCGCTCCACGGCGAGTTGAGCCAAGGCGCCCGCACTCAAACGCTGGCCGACTTCGCCGCCGGGAAAATCCCCGTGCTCATCGCCACCGACCTCGCCGCCCGCGGCATCGACTTCACGCAACTCTCCGTCGTCATCAATTACGACCTGCCTCGCTCCGCGATCATCTACACCCATCGCATCGGCCGCACCGGCCGCGCGGGCGCAACGGGTGAAGCCATCAGCTTCGTCAGCGCCGCGACGTTTGAGTTGTTTCAACTCATCGAAAAACGCCTCAAACGCTTGATTCCCCGCGAACAAATCCCGGGTTTCGAACCCGCCGAAGTCGCGCCTCCGGAAGCACCGCGCACCGGCGGCGTCAAAGGCAAACGCAAGAGCAAGAAGGACAAGCTGCGCGAAGCCGCTGGCCTGCCTCCGGGCACGCCGCTCAACTCGCCGGGTGCAGCCGCGGCCACGCCCGCGTCATCGTCCGCGCCCCGGCCCAAACCCGCTTCCACCCCGCGGCCGACGAAGCCGAAATCGCGCCCCTCCAGACCACCGCGCGAAGACTCCGGCGGACGCGAGTCCACCCAGCTCGAATCCTCCGAAAACGCCTTCCGCTGGCACCGCGCCCCGCCCGGGCGCCGCCGACTTTGATGTCTGCAGTTCCGTCGCCGTCCGATTCCTGCCCGCATTGCGCTCTGCTCACCGACGGCAGCGTCCACCCCGCCACCGGCTTGGGGTTCGGCGGGTATCTGTGCGGTCGCAGCGCCGACTTGAGTATCGCGTCCGATTCGACGGCAGTGTGTCTGCGACGATTTAAAGCCACCACCGCCGCCCGTCTGGAATTGCAAACGCTGATCTGGGCTTTGCGCGAGATCCCTATCTGCGCTGGCGAGCTGGTCGTCTACACCGACTCGCAAACCATCGTCGGGCTCCCGTCCCGGCGCGGTCGTTTGGAACGCGCGGAGTATCGTTCCCGTCGCGGCACGTTGCTGAAACAACATGACTTGTATCGAGAATTCTATGACCTGTGCGATACCCGCCCCTTCACGATTAAGAAGATTCCGGGACATCAACCCACGACGGCAAAAACCGGTCTCGCCTCAGCCTTCTCACTCGTGGATCGAGCGACACGACGAGCGCTGCGCCAAGCCATCCCCACCGACACCGACACCAAAAATAATGGTGCCTAGAATGGTCCTTCGTCGAAAGCGCAGTTGATGCCGCGCTTAACTTGATGGCGCTGCAGACGCGTGACGGGGGCTGCTGCGCTCGCCGGGGTCGCGGGCCGAGCCGACATTCGGCTGCCCAAGGCCAGTCCGACCACCGCGGTGCCGGCCTGTTTGAACCATCCGCGCCGACCGACAGGTTGAATCAAAGGCTGTTCGTCAACGGTGGGTGCAGGTCGTTCCGGCATAACCCGAGTCGGGCATTCGCGCCGCGGCGGAGCAAGTCACAAAGAATTTTCAGAATCTTTCATTGCCGTGAGGATTGCCAACTCCCCCTCGCGGAAATGAGCGTGGACCCATGGGTGCTTACGATTTCAATTTCGATGTGCCGGCGGGCGAACGGTATCAGCCTTCCCCGGAACGCGTCGCCGCGTGGCAACGTCTTCTGCCGACGAAAAATTTCGGCTTCGCGCCCCCCATCACCGACCGCGCCGCGTGGGACCCGTGGCAATCAGACCCCTTCGGCCAACGCGTGCTGAGCGAAGCCCGCGAACTCGTCGCGGGCGGCTTTCCCGCCTACACCGACGCGACCTACCTCGATTGCCTCGAAACCGAGAGCGTCACTAAAATCAACGAAGTGCTGCCCATCGTGCGCACCCGCCAAGCCACCTTGTTGTTGGCCGAAGCCATTTTCGACCAAGGCGAGTTCCTCGGCGAAATCGGGGCGGACTTTGATCGGGTCGCCCAAGTCAGTTCCTGGGTGCACCCCAACAACGATCTCGAGCGTCGCAATCTCCGCCAGGAAACTCGCGAGATCGACTTGGTCACGGCCCACCACGCCGCCCACTATGCGGCCATGCTTCACGTGCTCGGCGCGCGGTTGCCCGAGGCTTTGCAACAGCGAATGCGGGCCGAACTGCACCTCCGCGCTTTCGAGCCGTTGCGTCGTCGGTTGGAAACCGGTCACGACGTCTACTGGTGGGTCGACGTCACCCACAACTGGAACTCCGTCTGCCTCGCCTGTCTCGTGCAAGCCGCGGCCGCCTGCCTGCCGGCGAACGAGCGCGCGTGGTGGTTCGCCACCGGAGAAATGTTGGTCAAATACTTCCGCGAGAGCTTCAACAACGACGGCTTCTGCACCGAGGGGGTCGGCTATTGGGGCTATGGCGTGAGCAACTACATCTTCATTTCCGAGATGTTTCGGTTGGGCACCGGTGGGCTGGTTGACCTGTTCGACGAACCCAAGATGTCGCGGGTCGCGCTGTTCCCCGATCGCTCCGAGATCGAACCCGGACTCTTTCCTACTTTCGCCGACTGCCGTCTCGGCACCAAGCCGCTCCTGTGGGCCCGGCACTGGTTGGACAACCGCCGCGGTGCCGCGTTGGAGACCTCAGCCGAGTTGCCCGGCACGCCCGACGCCTTCGCCACCATGCGCTTGGGCTCATTCTCTGAACCGACGCTCTGGATGTTTCACACCCACAACCCCAACGCGCCCCGCGGCACCCGCCGGCCCCTGGGGCTGCGCCATTGGTTCGAAGATTCGTCGCTACTCATTGCCCGCCCCGGCGCCACCACCGGCCGTCGCTTCTCCGGCACGTTTCTCGGGGGTAACAACGGCGTGAACCACAACCACAACGACCTGGGCACCTTCACGGTCTGCCTCGACGGGCGCGCCCTCATTGTGGATCCGGGCATGGAAACCTACAGCATGCGCACCTTCAGTGAGCACCGCTACGACAGCCAGTTGCTCAACTCCTACGGTCACCCCGTGCCCCGCGTGGCCGGTCGGTTGCAGGAGGCCGGAGCCGAGTGGCAAACCCGCGTGCTCGAAACCGAATTCACCGACGACGTTGACCGCGTGGTGTTCGATTTAAAACGCGCCTACGACGTTCCCACGCTCCGCCGTCTCGAACGCGAATTCATCTACGACCGCACCGGCGATGGCAGTATCTCGATTGTTGATACGGTCGAATTTTCCGAACCCGCGGACTTCGAATCCGTCCTGATCACTTTCGGCGAAGTCGATATCCAGGGAAACCGGATCGTCCTGCGTGATAGTGGCTCCGCCATCACCGCCGACGTGGAAATTACCGGTGCCAACCTCGCCATCGATACTGACACCATTAATCAACCGCCCCATCCTCAAAGACTGGCCCTCCGGTGCGACCGACCCGTCACGCACGCCGTCGTCCGCACGCACCTGCGGCCCCTCTAACCAGCAACGGTAGGGCGCACTCGCCGAGCGCGCCGCCACGCTGACGGATCCCAAAAGATATCGGCCAGCACGAAACCCAATCACCGCGCCGCCGCCCGCAGAGATCCCGCGCCCACCCCGTTCGCGGCCATCGCCCGGATCAGCGCGCGCCATTCCGGACGCCGCAGCGCGATGCCCAATGCCTCGGCCCCGGCGGCCCCAAGTTCGTTTTCCAGCCCCTCGTTGGTCGCGACATCCGCCAACTGATCAAGACTTGCTAGTCGCTCCGCCAAGCGTTGCGCCGCCGCGGGACCGACCCCGGGCAAACCCAGGCCCACCAACACGCGCTCCAGCGGTGCCGCGCGACTGGCTTCGATTGCACGCCAAAGTTTGGCCGCCGTCGCTGCACCAATTCCCGACACCGATTCAAGCGATTCCACCGTCAGCGCATACAAATCGGCCGGACTCCGCACCAAGCCCGCGTCGACCAGTTTTGCCACCGTCCCGGGACCGAGTCCGCGAATGTTCAAAGCGTTGCGGGAAGCGAAGTGTTCGATCCGTTGCACGACCTGCGCCTCACAGTCGAAATTCTCGCAGCGCAACTCATCGACACCCTGCACCGGCTGGTCACAGCTCGGGCAGCGTGATGGCAAACGCAGCGGCCGGGAATCCGGCCCCCGGCGATCACGCTCCACTCCGCCGATCGTGGGAATGATTTCACCCGCCTTCTCGACCCAGACCACATCGCCAATCCGCAAATCGCGCCGCCGGACCTCCGCCACGTTATGCAACGACGCTCGCGCGATGACAGTGCCACTCAACGATACCGGCCGAAACTCGGCCACCGGCGTCAGCGCCCCCGTCCGGCCGACCTGCCAAACCACCGCGGTCAGGGTCGTCTCCGCCCGGGGCGGCGCAAACTTCCGCGCCAATGCCCACCGGGGCGCGGTCGCCGCCAGACCCAACTTCCGTTGCAATGCCACGTCGTCGACTTTGATCACCACGCCATCCGTCGGATAACCCTCCGCGAGTGTCCTCACCGCGTGCACCACGCTTTCCATTTCAACCGACGAACGCGTTTCAGCAAAACGAGCGTCACGCACCGACGGCAACCCACGCGCCTCCAGCCACTGTTGAAACGCCATGACCGATGTCGGCTCGGATTCGGCGGGAGAAACCTCTCCCCAACCGTGAAAAACAATCGAAAGCGTGCGACTCGCGACCGCAGCCAGATCCTCCAGTTTGATCGCACCTGCGGCAACGCTCCGCGGATGACGAAACACGGCCTCTCCGTTCGCCACGCGCTCGCGATTCAACGCGGCGAACGCGGCATCCGTCAGATACACCTCGCCGCGCAGTTCAATGGTCTCGATCGGGACCTCATCGACGTCCCAACCAAACTCGTATCGCAAACCGCGTATCGCATTCACCTGCGCGGTCACGTCCTCGCCACTCTCTCCGTCACCCCGCGTGGCTGCGCGCATTAAATTTCCCCGGTGCAAAGTCACACTCACGGCGACGCCATCAAACTTGGGCTCGACGGCGAAGCGCACCGATTCGCCGCCCGCAGCCTCTTGGACCCGATCCATGAATTCGCCGACTTCGTCCGCCGAGTAAGCCTTGTCCAAACTCAGCATCGGGTGCTCATGCATCACCCGGTCAGTCGAGTTCCCACTCGAGTCATCCCCGATTGGGGACTCGTCAACAAGCAGGCCCGCTGCACGTTCCAAACGACGTAATTCTATCTTCAGCAGATCGTATTCATAATCCGTGATCTCCGGCGCAGCTTGGCGAAAGTAGAGGTCATCATGATGAGCGATCTCCGCCCGCAATGCATCAATCCGTTCCGAATCATCAACCGCTCCCGCCCCCAAAACCCACCCCAGCATCAAAATCAACCCAAGCCCAGCTCGTTTCGCGGCATACATACCCCTTAAAACGGAAACCCACCCGCCAATCTTTCAAAAATCTCACGTGAATGGGGTCATGTCGTTACTTGTTAACACTTCGCCCTCTGCGATGCAGATACACGCGCAACGACCCCGCACTCCCGACACGCAGCCGCTTCGCCAGCCATACAACTGGCGTCCCCAGTTCTCGACGCATTTTAAGCGCTGCATCGATTTTCCAACGCTCGTAGCCGGCGGTGAGATCCCTCGTCTCCCCATTCTCCCGACACAATTCCCGCAAGCGCCGATCCCAGCGAATCTCTTCCGCCTTTCGGCCCATAGTGTATTCCGAATTCGCCGAATCTTTGAGATTTGAAACCTGGAGCTGCGCCATCTCCGCTAGCCACGCATCATCTCCGATCGCCCAACCCTTTGACCAACTCGCGTCGACTTCAGCATCGTGATTCTCGCCTCCCGCCTCGCCCGCACGCGCTCGCAACGCGCTGATCAAGGCAGCCCAACCCTCCGGCGTATCCTCCAACCCCTTGCTTTGTAGCCAGGGTAGCGGATTTAGCCCTTTGAACCGCGGTCCTTTCCGCAACCGATTGAGGCTGCTCCAGCGAAAGGAGTGCATTTGGTCTGGATCAACGATTCGGGCGCGAACCGGATTGAGATGAATGTAGTCGCTCAACTCTCCCCACACCCATTCGTTTTGTAGCAAAATCGCCTTATAGCGGCCCTGGAACAGGTGCCCCGTCTCGTGGCGAAAGCGATTAAATCGACTCGCAAAGGTCACTTGGAGCCACTGCATCCCTCGAGACAAGTTGGGGTCGGGCGTGCGCAAAGCCAAATGAAAGTGGTTTCGCATCAACACGTAAGAACCCAACTCCCAACCAAAGCGGGTGGTGGCTTCCTCCAGCACCTGGATGAACGACTCCGCCGCCCCCGCCGAGTCGAACAGATCTCGCCGGTAGTTTCCCCGATTGATCACATGGTAGATCGCTCCCGGGTATTCAATGCGTGGCATTCGCGCCATACCTTACACCTTAGCAATCCACCCACCCGACTCAAGTGTTAACAAGTAACGACATGACCCCGTCGGATTGCCTCCCGTCGGATTGCCGTTCGCCTGGTGGGCAAAGCGGGATGATCCATCCGGGGCGGCTAAAACACACAAAACACGACATGACATGACCCCGTCGGATTGGCCTCGCCATAGCTGATTATTCAGACTGATCTCTCATTCGTGTTCAACACACAAAACACGACATGACCCCGTCGTATTGGCCACTGCGGAATTTAGGATTAATCTAACAACTGCACTTCGCTACCCTTTTGCCTGAAGTCGTTAAGTTCCCTAATAAATTGAATCATATCATCGGGAATCATATTCCGCTTCAAACCGGCCAAAAGACTAGCGACGCTTATATGGACAGAATAATTTTCCTGAAGCCTCCCATTGATTCGGGAGATTGCTTCTTTTCCTGAAACTACTTTCACTCTGCCATCAAACTCCTTCCAATTCTGCTCGAACTCTCTGGTCGATTCGAGATCACAGGTAGAAGAGTCCTTCCCCGGACATTCCGCACGGCAGTAGTCACGATAAGATTTTTGATACTGGACTTGGGTCTCAATACGAATCTCCTCAAGCGAGTCGCCAACAACCTCCAAAACTTGATACTCAACGAGAGGACTTAAGTTATATCGCCTTCTCTCTGCATTCACAACCAGCAAGAGTAATTCAGGAATTAACAAATAGTTCTCAATCTCCTTCCTCTGTAATATGGAAACCAACGAAGCTACCTTCTTAAGCGCATTCTCAATCTTTCGAACTTCAGCGGAACATCGATAATCTCGATCAAAGAGAACCGCCTTTTCTAGTCGCATCCCAAGCGTGGCCTCTACCCCTTCGGAAAAATCCCTGACTTTGGGGGGATTGAAGCCATGAACTGGAACTACAGCGAAATCTGACCTGTTCGCGATTTTTGCGAAGCGAAGCACACGAGCAATCCCTGCGATAATTGTAAAATCTTTTCCTTCTACATATAGAACCCTTCTGCATTTTGCGATTTGTGTAAGCGTCGGATTGGCGTTTGACCCAAGAACACTAAATATTTCTTGGATCTCCTTTACATTTCTCACCGCACGCGCCGCTTTCCTATATTTATTGATATTTAAAATATTTCTCGGATCCACTTCTGAAATGATTTCAGTGGAATGAGTCGCCAAGATCACACGGCAGTTTCGATCTCGGAGAATATTCACCAGTTGCCGCTGAAGGTCAGAATGTAGATAAATATCCGGCTCATCGATAATAAGATGAGCTCCTTCCTGCGCTTGAACTAAATGTGTGAGCATCTGACACCACACTTGAAATCCAAAACCTGCCCAAAATATTTCTCGAGGATACCGATCCTCGGGGCAAAACATGTGAAGCATCGGCTTTTGCCCTGAATCGTTCCGCTCCGGCCTTTGAATATCCATGCCTGGCCAGGTCGTAACCAAAAGACTTCGAAACTCCTCAAAATTTTCGGGATAGTGATACCAAATGTTTCTGAAGTTTCTCGATCCAAAAGGAGAGCGAAGCGCCAATCGAGCGGCTTCTTTCTGATAAAGCAACTCATTATGTTCGACCGGACCCAATATTGGAACAATGACAATCGAGAGATCAAATTCCCGCTTAAAATTCGCTACGGATCTTATTGCTCGTTTCGCCTCTGGAATTAATGAACAAATTCCCCGCTCTGGGAACACCAGTCGGAGGCTATTTCCATTATCTATTTTGAAGATGATGCTAGCAGGTTCTGAGTCATCATAGTTGTAGAATACATTTTCTGTTGAAACTGGCATTCCCTCTAAATCAATCCGGTAACCAAATTCACCACTATCTCCATTGGGAACCCATTCTGGTTTTCTGGAGTAAGCCTTCTTCAGCGCCTCGCTTAAGAGTCGAAACGCACCAAGAACCGTAGATTTTCCGGCATTATTCGGTCCCACCAAAACACTAAAATCGGCGATTCGCACACTATAATGGCGAAACGCTTTGTATCTTCTAAACTCAATTAGCGTAATGTGATTTGCCATGGGATAAAATATGAAAATTGTTGGTGACTGGTAAGTCTCCGTAACTCGCTGCCTAATAACACTAGCGACTTTCTGATTGAATCACGACCACTGCCTTTTGCTAAAACGAACGAACTGGGGGTAGATATTTCAGTGGTGCAAAAAAAGGCCCGGCTTTTTGCCGGGCCTTTTAGGTGTCCGGACGGGGTCATGTCGTGTTTTGTTTGTTTTCCGGACGGAACGCGGGGACTTTCTCGTAGAGGAAAAGTAGGACGGGGCAGTCACCGGAGAAGACTGTCATGAGATTATTGCCGCGTGGCGAGACTGCTTTGATTCCGGGCGGTATGAAAGACCGCGACGATTCGAACGGTGTCATGGTCGCGGAGTTCGTAGTAAATGGCGTAAGGGAAGCGCTTGGTATGAACGCGACGCAGATCTCGTAGCACAGCGCGAGGTAGCGTTGGGTGCTCTAAAATGAAATGAAATACCGTGTCGACGGCGGTGACCAACGCTCTGCCCAGGCCTGGTGACTCGGCTTCATACCAATCATGGGCTTCAATCAAGTCACGGTGCGCTGCTGACGTGACCCGAATTCTCATCGTATTCCAGTCGAGTCCCTATCGACCCAGAATGTCGTCACGGACCTCTTCCCAAGAACGTCCTTGGTCGCTGGACTGCGTTTCTGAGCGTTTATTCAACTCGTCGATGTGCCATTGCGGAATTGGCAGCGTGTCCGGATTTGCCGCTATCTCGTCCCAGATCTCCTGAACCAATTCGATTTTCTCCGCAGGAGTCAGTCGGCTTAGTTCGGCGGCGATGGTCGCATTCATGGGGTGAACAGTGAGCGGTTTTTGCGGCGTGGCAACGATGCGATTGGGGGCGGCAATGGGGCCGATGCGGGAAGGGTAGGATCTGGTGGATGGAGCGGCGCGCTCGGCGAGCACGCCCTACCTCGATCCACAAAAAGGCCCGGCGTTTTGGGGGAATTCGGACGGGATTATGTCGCTTTGGTTGATTTGCGGCGGAGTTGGGCACGGCGCTTAACCTAGTTCACTTTTCCCGCTTTAGGGCGGGAACTTAGCCAATTTTCGAATGATGATGTGCTTTCGCCGGACGGGGCTCCGGCAAGCAGGCCTTCCGCACTAAGATCTTCATCCAAGAGGGGCCAATGCACGCCATAACCCTTCGCGATGAGTTGCCACGTATTGCGCTCTTTAACGGTGCCGTGGGCGAGTCGGGGATACCAACTTAGCGGTAGGAGATGGCGGCGACCATCATCAAAGTCCACCTTGAGGCGGGAGGCCGTCACCGCAACTGCCTTGACGCGAATCACTTTAGTGTCCGTCGAAGTAGGCGTGCCATTTTTGGATGAACTCATCTTGGTGCTGAGTGGCTAATTTTTTGAGTTTGGCCAACTCACTGGAGGGAAAGCCCAGGTTGGCGTGGAGTCGAACAGGTTTTAGCCAGAACTTGGCCTCGTAATCATCG is from Synoicihabitans lomoniglobus and encodes:
- a CDS encoding DUF4160 domain-containing protein, which produces MPTVKIIGPYRFHFYSGDRDEKPHIHVHRDDYEAKFWLKPVRLHANLGFPSSELAKLKKLATQHQDEFIQKWHAYFDGH